CACGGCGGCGGCGAAACGCGCAGGATACAGCGTAAAAACCGCTGACAGGATAGGGGCCGAACTGCTTGGGAAAACTTGGGTTGCAGCAGAGATTCAAAAGGCACTCAAGTCTAGAGCGCGTAGGGTGGAGGTGACGCAGGATCAGGTTGTTATCGAGCTTGCGAAGATTGCGTTTGGCTCGACTCGGGATATGATGGAGTGGGGACCTGGCGGTGTACGTCTGAGGCCGAGTTCTGAGCTGACGCCCGACCAGGCGGCCATGGTCGCGGAGGTCTCGGAGACGACGAGCCAAAATGGAGGTTCGCTGAGGCTGAAGGTCCACGATAAGGTCAGGGCCCTCGAGCTTCTCGGCAAGCACCTGGGGATGTTCGTAGAACGTAAAGAAATCACCGGAAGGGATGGCGGTCCTATCGAGCACAATCAAAAA
This is a stretch of genomic DNA from Dethiosulfovibrio salsuginis. It encodes these proteins:
- a CDS encoding terminase small subunit translates to MAKKLTAKQAAFVEEYLVDLNATAAAKRAGYSVKTADRIGAELLGKTWVAAEIQKALKSRARRVEVTQDQVVIELAKIAFGSTRDMMEWGPGGVRLRPSSELTPDQAAMVAEVSETTSQNGGSLRLKVHDKVRALELLGKHLGMFVERKEITGRDGGPIEHNQKIDLSILSDEELNILENALGKSR